Proteins encoded together in one Staphylococcus aureus window:
- a CDS encoding YdeI family protein — MSEKQSNEQVEAFLNKESQWQEEYKYLRALIFNETELEEAYKWMHPCYTLNNKNVVLIHGFKNYVALLFHKGAILEDKYHTLIQQTEKVQAARQLRFENLTEIQARTEEIKYYLAEAIKAEKAGKKVEMKKTEEYVIPKELEAKFEEMPQLESSFYKLTPGRQHQYIYHIGQAKRSETRQKRVEKYINQILEGKGMHDK, encoded by the coding sequence ATGAGTGAGAAACAATCAAATGAACAAGTTGAAGCATTTTTAAATAAAGAGAGTCAATGGCAAGAAGAATATAAATATTTGAGAGCGTTAATCTTTAATGAAACAGAATTAGAGGAAGCGTATAAATGGATGCATCCTTGTTACACGTTGAATAATAAAAATGTAGTACTTATCCATGGCTTCAAAAATTATGTTGCACTATTATTTCATAAAGGTGCCATTTTGGAGGATAAATATCATACACTCATTCAACAGACTGAAAAGGTGCAAGCAGCTCGTCAGTTACGATTTGAAAATTTAACAGAGATTCAAGCACGTACCGAAGAAATTAAATATTATCTAGCCGAAGCAATTAAAGCTGAAAAAGCTGGTAAAAAAGTTGAAATGAAGAAAACAGAGGAATATGTTATTCCTAAAGAGTTAGAAGCTAAGTTCGAAGAAATGCCACAGTTAGAGTCTTCATTTTATAAATTAACGCCAGGCAGACAACATCAATATATATATCATATTGGACAAGCTAAACGCAGTGAAACAAGACAAAAGCGTGTTGAAAAGTATATTAACCAAATACTAGAAGGTAAAGGGATGCATGATAAGTAA
- a CDS encoding carboxylesterase/lipase family protein gives MKINTTGGQIHGITQDGLDIFLGIPYAEPPVHDNRFKHSTLKTQWSEPIDATEIQPIPPQPDNKLEDFFSSQSTTFTEHEDCLYLNIWKQHNDQTKKPVIIYFYGGSFENGHGTAELYQPAHLVQNNDIIVITCNYRLGALGYLDWSYFNKDFHSNNGLSDQINVIKWVHQFIESFGGDANNITLMGQSAGSMSILTLLKIPDIEPYFHKVVLLSGALRLDTLESARNKAQHFQKMMLDYLDTDDVTSLSTNDILMLMAKLKQSRGPSKGLDLIYAPIKTDYIQNNYPTTKPIFACYTKDEGDIYITSEQKKLSPQRFIDIMELNDIPLKYEDVQTAKQQSLAITHCYFKQPMKQFLQQLNIQDSNAQLWLAEFAWHDTSSAHYRSAYHILDMVFWFGNLQILAAHQYPTTAHLKFLSRQMQNDLANFAKSGKMPWPMYHNERRYYRTYQ, from the coding sequence ATGAAGATTAATACTACAGGTGGTCAAATTCATGGTATTACACAAGATGGTTTAGATATCTTCTTAGGCATTCCTTATGCAGAACCACCAGTTCATGACAATCGCTTTAAACATTCTACGTTAAAAACACAATGGTCAGAGCCAATTGATGCAACTGAAATACAACCCATCCCACCGCAACCAGACAACAAATTAGAAGATTTTTTCTCCTCACAATCTACAACTTTTACTGAACATGAAGACTGTTTATATCTAAATATTTGGAAACAACATAATGATCAGACGAAGAAACCTGTCATCATTTATTTTTATGGTGGTAGTTTTGAAAATGGTCATGGTACAGCCGAACTCTATCAACCGGCACATTTAGTACAAAATAACGACATTATCGTTATTACATGCAATTATCGTTTAGGCGCATTAGGATATTTAGACTGGTCATATTTTAATAAAGATTTTCATTCCAATAATGGCCTTTCAGATCAAATCAATGTCATAAAATGGGTGCATCAATTTATTGAATCCTTCGGTGGCGACGCTAATAACATTACTTTAATGGGTCAGTCTGCAGGCAGTATGAGCATTTTGACTTTACTTAAAATACCTGACATTGAGCCATACTTCCATAAAGTCGTTCTACTAAGTGGCGCACTACGATTAGACACCCTTGAGAGTGCACGCAATAAAGCACAACATTTCCAAAAAATGATGCTCGATTATTTAGATACAGATGATGTTACATCATTATCGACAAATGATATTCTTATGCTGATGGCGAAGCTAAAACAATCTCGAGGACCTTCTAAAGGGCTTGATTTAATATATGCGCCTATTAAAACAGATTATATACAAAATAATTATCCAACAACGAAACCAATTTTTGCATGTTATACAAAAGATGAAGGCGATATTTATATTACTAGTGAACAGAAAAAATTATCGCCGCAACGCTTTATCGACATTATGGAATTAAATGATATTCCTTTAAAATACGAAGATGTTCAGACGGCGAAGCAACAATCTTTAGCGATTACACATTGTTATTTCAAACAGCCGATGAAGCAATTTTTACAACAACTCAATATACAAGATTCAAACGCACAACTATGGCTTGCTGAATTTGCATGGCATGATACTTCTAGCGCACACTATCGCAGTGCTTACCATATTCTAGATATGGTATTTTGGTTCGGAAACTTACAAATATTAGCAGCACATCAATATCCAACAACTGCTCACCTTAAATTTTTAAGTCGACAAATGCAAAATGATTTAGCTAATTTTGCTAAAAGCGGTAAAATGCCTTGGCCGATGTATCATAATGAACGTCGCTATTATCGCACATATCAATAA
- a CDS encoding MFS transporter gives MSIMRLFTFILSIFIVGMVEMMVAGIMNLMSQDLHVSEAVVGQLVTMYALTFAICGPILVKLTNRFSSRPVLLWTLLIFIIGNGIIAVAPNFSILVVGRIISSAAAALIIVKVLAITAMLSAPKNRGKMIGLVYTGFSGANVFGVPIGTVIGDLVGWRYTFLFLIIVSIIVGFLMMIYLPKDQEIQRGPVNHETPSHENHVTSKILRPAEVAKYLIITFLVLIANSVTFVFINPLILSNGHDMSFVSLALLVNGIAGVIGTSLGGIFSDKITSKRWLMISVSIFIVMMLLMNLILPGSGLLLAGLFIWNIMQWSTNPAVQSGVIQHVEGDTSQVMSWNMSSLNAGIGVGGIIGGLVMTHVSVQAITYTSAIIGALGLIVVFTLKNNHYAKTFKSS, from the coding sequence TTGTCAATCATGCGACTATTTACATTCATTTTAAGTATTTTTATCGTAGGAATGGTTGAAATGATGGTTGCAGGAATTATGAACTTGATGAGTCAGGACTTACATGTATCAGAAGCTGTCGTTGGTCAATTAGTGACAATGTACGCTTTAACATTTGCGATATGTGGACCTATTCTGGTTAAATTAACGAACCGTTTTTCATCAAGGCCTGTATTATTATGGACATTACTTATATTTATCATTGGTAATGGCATTATTGCTGTAGCGCCAAATTTTTCAATATTAGTAGTTGGTAGAATTATCTCATCTGCAGCAGCAGCACTAATTATCGTAAAAGTATTAGCTATTACAGCGATGTTATCAGCACCTAAAAATCGTGGTAAAATGATTGGACTTGTCTATACAGGGTTTAGTGGTGCTAATGTTTTTGGTGTACCAATTGGAACGGTTATCGGCGATTTAGTAGGTTGGCGCTATACATTTCTATTCTTAATTATTGTGAGTATTATTGTTGGCTTCTTGATGATGATCTATTTACCGAAGGATCAGGAAATACAACGAGGCCCTGTGAATCATGAGACACCATCTCATGAAAATCATGTTACTTCGAAAATATTAAGACCTGCTGAAGTAGCAAAATATTTAATTATTACGTTTTTAGTATTGATTGCAAACTCAGTGACATTCGTCTTTATAAATCCACTTATTTTATCTAATGGTCATGATATGTCATTCGTTTCATTAGCACTTCTAGTAAATGGAATCGCTGGCGTTATTGGAACATCATTAGGTGGTATATTCTCCGATAAAATTACAAGTAAGCGTTGGTTAATGATTTCTGTTTCTATTTTTATCGTCATGATGTTACTTATGAATTTAATCTTACCTGGTTCAGGTCTATTGTTAGCAGGACTATTTATTTGGAATATCATGCAATGGAGTACTAATCCAGCAGTGCAAAGCGGTGTGATTCAACATGTTGAAGGCGACACAAGCCAAGTAATGAGTTGGAACATGTCTAGTTTAAACGCTGGTATTGGTGTTGGAGGCATTATTGGAGGCTTGGTCATGACACATGTTTCTGTTCAAGCTATCACATATACGAGTGCCATCATTGGCGCATTAGGATTAATCGTTGTTTTCACATTGAAAAATAATCATTATGCTAAAACATTTAAATCATCATAA
- a CDS encoding ATP-binding cassette domain-containing protein translates to MLLEIKDLVYKASDRIILDHISLKVDKGESIAIIGPSGSGKSTFQKQICNLFSPTSGELYFKGKPYNDYDPEELRQRISYLMQQSDLFGETIEDNMIFPSLARNDKFDRKRAKQLIKDVGLGHYQLSSEVENMSGGERQRIAIARQLMYTPDILLLDESTSALDVNNKEKIENIIFKLADQGVAIMWITHSDDQSMRHFQKRITIVDGQISNTEELNQHE, encoded by the coding sequence ATGTTGTTAGAAATTAAAGATTTAGTGTATAAAGCGAGCGATAGAATCATACTAGATCATATCAGTCTAAAAGTAGATAAAGGCGAGAGTATTGCCATTATAGGTCCATCAGGTAGTGGTAAAAGTACATTTCAAAAGCAAATATGTAATTTGTTTAGTCCAACTAGTGGAGAACTTTATTTTAAAGGTAAACCCTATAATGATTATGACCCGGAAGAATTGCGTCAACGAATCAGTTATTTGATGCAGCAAAGTGACTTGTTTGGTGAAACGATTGAAGATAACATGATATTCCCATCACTTGCACGTAATGATAAATTTGATAGAAAACGTGCAAAGCAATTAATTAAAGATGTCGGTTTGGGACATTATCAATTAAGTTCGGAAGTGGAAAATATGTCGGGTGGTGAGCGGCAAAGAATTGCTATAGCGCGCCAACTGATGTATACACCGGATATTCTTTTATTAGATGAATCGACCAGTGCATTAGACGTTAATAATAAAGAAAAGATAGAAAATATCATTTTTAAATTAGCAGATCAAGGCGTGGCAATTATGTGGATTACCCACAGCGATGACCAAAGTATGCGACACTTTCAAAAGCGTATAACAATTGTTGATGGTCAAATTTCTAATACAGAGGAGTTGAATCAACATGAGTAA
- a CDS encoding M42 family metallopeptidase, giving the protein MNQSVKLLKHLTDVNGIAGYEMQVKEAMRNYIEPVSDQIIEDNLGGIFGKKNAENGQYSIMISGHMDEVGFMVTKIDKHGFISFTPVGGWWNQVMLSQKVTITTDSGKEIRGIIGSKPPHVLTPEERKKPMEIKNMFIDIGVSSKEEAEEAGVEVGNMVTPYSEFEVLANDKYLTAKAFDNRYGCALAIEVLKRLKDENIGINLYSGATVQEEVGLRGAKVAANTIKPDLAIAVDVGIAYDTPGMSGQTSDSKLGGGPVVIMMDATSIAHQGLRKHIKDVAKEHNIEVQWDTTPGGGTDAGSIHVANEGIPTMTIGVTLRYMHSNVSVLNVDDYENSIRLVTEIVRSLNDESYKNIMW; this is encoded by the coding sequence ATGAATCAGTCAGTCAAATTACTTAAACATTTAACAGATGTAAACGGCATTGCTGGTTATGAAATGCAAGTTAAAGAAGCAATGCGTAACTATATAGAGCCTGTCAGTGATCAAATTATTGAAGATAACTTGGGTGGCATTTTTGGAAAGAAAAATGCTGAGAATGGTCAATACTCAATTATGATTTCTGGTCATATGGATGAAGTTGGTTTTATGGTAACAAAGATTGATAAACATGGTTTTATTTCATTTACGCCAGTTGGTGGATGGTGGAATCAAGTCATGCTATCTCAAAAAGTAACGATTACAACAGATTCGGGCAAAGAAATTAGAGGTATCATCGGTTCTAAACCGCCACATGTCTTAACGCCTGAAGAACGTAAAAAGCCAATGGAAATCAAAAATATGTTTATAGATATTGGTGTTAGTAGCAAGGAAGAAGCTGAAGAAGCTGGCGTTGAAGTAGGCAATATGGTTACGCCATATAGTGAATTTGAAGTGCTTGCAAATGATAAATATTTAACTGCGAAAGCATTTGATAATCGCTATGGCTGTGCATTAGCTATTGAGGTATTAAAACGTTTAAAAGATGAAAATATTGGCATTAACTTATACAGTGGTGCCACAGTGCAAGAAGAAGTTGGTTTGCGTGGTGCGAAAGTGGCAGCGAATACGATTAAACCAGACTTGGCGATAGCTGTCGATGTAGGTATTGCTTATGATACCCCAGGTATGTCAGGTCAAACGAGCGATAGTAAACTAGGCGGTGGTCCAGTTGTCATTATGATGGATGCTACAAGTATTGCTCACCAAGGTTTGCGAAAGCATATTAAAGATGTAGCTAAGGAACATAACATCGAAGTACAATGGGATACGACACCAGGTGGAGGTACAGATGCGGGAAGTATTCATGTCGCAAATGAAGGTATTCCAACGATGACAATCGGTGTTACGCTGCGATACATGCATTCTAATGTTTCAGTGCTCAATGTAGATGATTATGAAAATTCTATCCGTCTTGTTACTGAAATTGTCCGTTCATTGAATGATGAAAGTTATAAAAATATCATGTGGTAA
- a CDS encoding FMN-binding glutamate synthase family protein: protein MTFLTVMQFIVNIIVVGFMLTVIVIGLIWLIKDKRQSQHSVLRNYPLLARIRYISEKMGPELRQYLFSGDNEGKPFSRNDYKNIVLAGKYNSRMTSFGTTKDYQDGFYIQNTMFPMQRNEISVDNTTLLSTFIYKIANERLFSREEYRVPTKIDPYYLSDDHAIKLGEHLKHPFILKRIVGQSGMSYGALGKNAITALSKGLAKAGTWMNTGEGGLSEYHLKGNGDIIFQIGPGLFGVRDKEGNFSEGLFKEVAQLSNVRAFELKLAQGAKTRGGHMEAEKVNEEIAKIRNVEPYKTINSPNRYEFIHNAEDLIRFVDQLQQLGQKPVGFKIVVSKVSEIETLVRTMVELDKYPSFITIDGGEGGTGATFQELQDGVGLPLFTALPIVSGMLEKYGIRDKVKLAASGKLVTPDKIAIALGLGADFVNIARGMMISVGCIMSQQCHMNTCPVGVATTDAKKEKALIVGEKQYRVTNYVTSLHEGLFNIAAAVGVSSPTEITADHIVYRKVDGELQTIHDYKLKLIS from the coding sequence ATGACGTTTCTTACAGTCATGCAATTTATAGTTAACATTATCGTTGTAGGATTCATGCTTACGGTTATTGTTATCGGGCTTATTTGGTTAATTAAAGATAAAAGACAATCACAACATAGTGTATTAAGGAATTATCCTTTACTAGCACGTATTAGATATATTTCAGAAAAAATGGGACCGGAATTACGTCAGTATTTATTTTCTGGGGATAATGAAGGGAAACCTTTTTCACGTAATGATTATAAAAATATCGTTTTGGCTGGAAAATATAACTCTCGTATGACCAGCTTCGGTACTACTAAAGATTATCAAGACGGCTTTTACATACAGAACACAATGTTTCCGATGCAACGTAATGAGATTTCAGTAGATAATACAACATTGTTATCAACATTCATTTATAAAATCGCGAATGAGCGTTTATTTAGTCGTGAAGAATATCGTGTGCCGACAAAGATTGATCCGTATTACTTAAGTGATGACCATGCAATAAAATTAGGTGAACATTTAAAACATCCATTTATTTTAAAACGTATCGTAGGACAATCTGGTATGAGTTATGGCGCTTTAGGAAAAAATGCCATTACAGCTTTATCTAAAGGTCTAGCTAAAGCGGGCACTTGGATGAATACAGGTGAAGGTGGCTTATCAGAATATCATTTAAAAGGTAATGGGGATATCATTTTCCAAATTGGTCCCGGTTTATTTGGTGTTCGTGATAAAGAAGGTAATTTTAGTGAAGGTTTATTTAAAGAGGTTGCACAGTTATCTAACGTACGCGCATTTGAGCTGAAGTTGGCACAAGGTGCTAAGACTCGTGGTGGTCATATGGAAGCTGAAAAGGTAAACGAAGAAATTGCTAAAATCCGAAATGTTGAACCTTATAAAACAATCAATTCACCTAACCGTTACGAATTTATTCATAATGCTGAAGATTTGATTCGTTTCGTCGATCAGTTGCAGCAATTAGGTCAAAAACCAGTAGGATTCAAAATTGTAGTAAGCAAAGTTTCAGAAATTGAAACACTTGTACGTACGATGGTGGAACTAGATAAGTATCCAAGCTTTATTACGATTGATGGTGGTGAAGGTGGTACTGGTGCAACATTCCAAGAATTACAAGATGGTGTTGGCTTACCGCTATTTACAGCTCTACCTATTGTGTCTGGCATGTTAGAAAAATATGGTATTCGAGATAAAGTGAAATTGGCGGCATCTGGTAAGTTAGTGACACCAGATAAAATTGCGATTGCACTAGGTTTAGGTGCAGATTTTGTAAATATCGCACGTGGGATGATGATTAGTGTCGGTTGTATAATGAGTCAACAATGTCACATGAATACGTGTCCTGTAGGTGTTGCAACGACAGATGCGAAGAAAGAAAAAGCATTGATTGTTGGAGAAAAGCAATATCGTGTCACAAACTATGTAACAAGTTTGCATGAAGGCTTATTCAATATTGCAGCAGCTGTTGGCGTATCCAGTCCTACAGAAATTACTGCTGATCATATTGTATATCGAAAAGTCGATGGTGAGTTACAAACGATACATGATTATAAATTAAAACTCATTAGTTAA
- a CDS encoding type II toxin-antitoxin system Phd/YefM family antitoxin, which translates to MIITSPTEARKDFYQLLKNVNNNHEPIYISGNNAENNAVIIGLEDWKSIQETIYLESTGTMDKVREREKDNSGTTNIDDIDWDNL; encoded by the coding sequence ATGATTATCACTAGCCCTACAGAAGCGAGAAAAGATTTTTATCAATTACTAAAAAATGTTAATAATAATCACGAACCAATTTATATTAGTGGCAATAATGCCGAAAATAATGCTGTGATTATAGGTTTAGAAGATTGGAAAAGTATACAAGAGACAATATATCTTGAATCTACTGGTACAATGGACAAAGTAAGAGAAAGAGAAAAAGATAATAGTGGTACAACAAATATAGATGATATTGATTGGGATAATCTTTAA
- a CDS encoding Txe/YoeB family addiction module toxin, whose translation MSNYTVKIKNSAKSDLKKIKHSYLKKSFLEIVETLKNDPYKITQSFEKLEPKYLERYSRRINHQHRVVYTVDDRNKEVLILSAWSHYD comes from the coding sequence ATGAGCAATTACACGGTTAAGATTAAAAATTCAGCGAAATCAGATTTAAAGAAAATAAAACATTCTTATTTAAAGAAGTCATTTTTAGAAATTGTTGAGACTTTAAAAAATGATCCGTATAAAATAACACAATCTTTTGAAAAATTAGAGCCTAAATATTTAGAGCGATATTCAAGAAGAATTAACCATCAGCACAGGGTCGTCTATACCGTAGATGATCGAAATAAAGAAGTATTAATACTATCGGCATGGTCACATTATGATTAA
- a CDS encoding ABC transporter permease — MSNTALGLTALLLVIPIIISYKEGLHIIKDLIVATLRAVVQLIILGFLLHYIFKINDKWLLILCVLVIIINASWNTISRASPVMHHVFWISFLAIFIGTALPLAGTIATGAIQFTANEVIPIGGMLANNGLIAINLAYQNLDRAFVQDGTNIESKLSLAATPKLASKGAIRESIRLAIVPTIDSVKTYGLVSIPGMMTGLIIGGVPPLQAIKFQLLVVFIHTTATIMSALIATYLSYGQFFNARHQLVARNTDVKSES; from the coding sequence ATGAGTAATACGGCACTTGGATTGACGGCATTGCTTTTAGTCATTCCGATTATCATTTCATATAAAGAAGGTTTACATATTATTAAAGATTTAATTGTTGCGACATTACGAGCAGTTGTGCAATTAATCATTTTGGGATTTTTGCTGCATTATATTTTTAAAATAAACGATAAATGGCTGCTTATTTTATGTGTATTGGTCATTATTATTAATGCATCATGGAATACAATTAGTCGAGCATCACCAGTGATGCATCATGTGTTTTGGATATCATTTCTAGCTATCTTCATTGGAACGGCATTACCGCTTGCAGGTACTATTGCGACAGGGGCCATTCAATTTACCGCAAATGAAGTTATACCTATCGGCGGCATGCTTGCAAATAATGGCTTGATTGCAATTAATTTAGCTTACCAGAATTTAGATCGTGCATTCGTACAAGATGGTACTAATATTGAATCTAAATTATCACTTGCAGCTACACCTAAATTGGCTTCTAAAGGTGCAATACGTGAAAGTATTCGTTTAGCTATAGTGCCAACTATTGATTCGGTTAAAACATATGGGCTTGTGTCGATTCCTGGTATGATGACAGGCTTAATTATTGGTGGCGTACCACCTTTACAAGCGATTAAATTTCAATTGTTAGTCGTGTTTATTCATACAACTGCGACCATTATGTCTGCTTTGATTGCGACATATTTAAGCTATGGTCAATTTTTCAATGCAAGACATCAATTAGTAGCACGAAATACTGATGTTAAGAGTGAATCATGA
- the lnsB gene encoding CPBP family lipoprotein N-acylation protein LnsB, translating into MSNTNKHYIEEEYATEQSRFFKRDIGFIFLYIFLVNILPIIIVFLTFGLVAVFTQQAPWGFSFPISMNISYLLAVIISLAIFRLMHEDAFIPMIRSQIVASAKYKWHILISFTLSVVLFLLLNHFNIFALNVDSFTVFDIYPLIKGYGSISLIAIFSLTIILNTLICQLIFRHILIQELSRLIPLKITIVLSIILETLFYYPYINTWWEFIPALILAGSATYLYLKSYRNFMVSYFYQLAVILVLHIFM; encoded by the coding sequence ATGTCAAATACAAATAAACATTACATAGAAGAAGAATACGCTACCGAACAATCGCGTTTTTTCAAACGTGATATTGGATTTATTTTCCTTTACATATTTTTGGTTAACATCTTGCCGATCATTATCGTCTTTTTAACTTTTGGGTTAGTAGCTGTATTCACTCAACAAGCTCCGTGGGGTTTCTCTTTTCCTATTTCAATGAACATTAGCTATTTACTCGCAGTTATTATTTCACTAGCTATTTTTCGTCTGATGCATGAAGATGCGTTTATTCCAATGATACGTTCGCAAATCGTTGCTAGTGCTAAATATAAATGGCATATTCTTATATCATTTACACTAAGTGTCGTACTCTTTTTACTTTTAAATCATTTCAATATTTTCGCACTAAATGTAGATTCCTTTACTGTCTTTGACATTTACCCGCTCATTAAAGGGTATGGTTCCATCAGTTTAATAGCTATATTTTCGTTAACCATTATATTAAATACTTTGATTTGTCAACTTATTTTCCGTCATATTTTAATTCAAGAATTAAGCAGATTAATACCTTTAAAGATTACAATAGTATTGTCCATTATCCTTGAAACTCTGTTCTACTATCCATACATTAATACATGGTGGGAATTCATTCCAGCATTGATACTAGCAGGTAGTGCGACTTACTTATATTTAAAATCATACCGTAATTTTATGGTGAGCTATTTCTATCAATTAGCAGTTATACTCGTTTTGCATATTTTCATGTAA
- a CDS encoding YehR family lipoprotein codes for MKKLCSLIVVALVCIIALSACGKEQTKTYEGDVSGKHVLTSITYKDDKVLKQSTINTIKYDDLGMDKDEAKKLFAKSESIFKDLKGVKYKVDYKDKKAIEHLDIDYTEVDMKKLNKRLGVSTKENKDISFEKLEKQLKHRGLKEKDKMDDK; via the coding sequence TTGAAAAAATTATGTTCATTAATTGTAGTAGCATTAGTTTGTATCATTGCATTATCAGCTTGTGGTAAAGAACAAACCAAAACATATGAAGGTGATGTTAGTGGTAAACATGTACTAACTTCTATCACATATAAAGATGATAAAGTTTTAAAACAGTCTACAATCAACACAATTAAATATGACGATCTAGGTATGGATAAAGACGAAGCCAAAAAGTTATTCGCCAAATCTGAAAGTATTTTCAAAGACCTTAAAGGCGTAAAATACAAAGTAGACTATAAAGATAAAAAAGCAATTGAACACTTAGACATAGATTACACAGAAGTTGACATGAAAAAATTAAATAAACGTCTTGGTGTTTCGACTAAAGAAAATAAAGATATTAGTTTTGAAAAACTTGAAAAGCAATTAAAGCACAGAGGTTTAAAAGAAAAAGATAAAATGGACGACAAATAG
- a CDS encoding APC family permease, whose translation MNKDKQLHNDKINLSQLVLLGLGSLIGSGWLFGAWEASSIAGPAAIISWVLGFLVIGTIAYNYIEIGTMFPQSGGMSNYAQYTHGSLLGFIAAWANWVSLVTIIPIEAVSAVQYMSSWPWHWAKPMRYLMENGSISTYGLLAVYLIIVIFSLLNYWSVKLLTSFTSLISVFKLGVPMLTIIMLMLSGFDTSNYGHSASTFMPYGSAPIFAATTASGIIFSFNSFQTIINMGSEIKNPEKNIARGIAISLSISAVLYIILQSTFITSMPQSMLQHSGWNGINFNSPFADLAILLGINWLAILLYIEAFVSPFGTGVSFVAVTGRVLRAMEKNGHIPKFLGKMNEKYHIPRVAIIFNAIISMIMVTLFRDWGTLAAVISTATLVAYLTGPTTVIALRKMGPTMTRPFRAKILKVMAPLSFVLASLAIYWAMWPTTAEVILIIILGLPIYFFYEYRMNWRNTKKQIGGSLWIIVYLIVLSILSFIGSKEFKGLNMIHYPFDFIVIIIVALIFYYIGTTSSFESVYFRRATRINTKMRESLNNESKSSH comes from the coding sequence ATGAATAAAGACAAGCAATTGCACAACGACAAAATCAATCTATCCCAATTAGTCTTATTAGGGTTAGGCTCTTTAATAGGATCTGGTTGGCTATTTGGTGCGTGGGAAGCATCATCAATAGCTGGACCAGCAGCAATCATATCATGGGTTCTTGGATTCCTAGTCATTGGAACCATTGCCTATAACTACATTGAAATCGGCACAATGTTTCCTCAATCAGGTGGCATGAGTAACTATGCCCAGTATACACATGGCTCATTATTAGGCTTTATTGCTGCTTGGGCGAATTGGGTGTCTTTGGTGACAATAATACCTATCGAAGCTGTGTCAGCTGTTCAATATATGAGTTCTTGGCCGTGGCATTGGGCGAAACCAATGAGATATTTAATGGAAAATGGCTCTATTAGCACATACGGATTGCTAGCTGTATATCTCATCATTGTTATTTTTTCATTATTAAACTATTGGTCCGTAAAACTTTTAACATCATTTACGAGTTTAATTTCTGTATTTAAATTAGGCGTACCCATGTTAACCATCATCATGTTGATGCTATCAGGATTCGACACTTCAAATTACGGCCATTCGGCAAGCACATTTATGCCTTACGGAAGTGCACCGATTTTTGCTGCAACAACAGCATCAGGGATTATTTTTTCATTCAATTCATTCCAGACAATTATTAATATGGGTTCAGAAATTAAAAATCCTGAAAAAAATATCGCAAGAGGCATCGCTATCTCACTGTCAATCAGTGCAGTGTTGTACATCATTTTACAAAGTACGTTTATCACTTCTATGCCTCAATCAATGTTACAACATAGTGGATGGAATGGCATCAACTTCAATTCACCATTTGCTGATTTAGCTATCTTATTAGGAATTAATTGGCTCGCAATTTTACTATACATTGAAGCTTTTGTATCACCATTCGGTACTGGCGTGTCATTTGTCGCCGTTACAGGTCGAGTTTTACGAGCAATGGAGAAAAATGGACATATCCCTAAATTTCTTGGGAAGATGAATGAAAAATATCATATCCCACGTGTAGCAATCATCTTTAATGCCATCATTAGTATGATTATGGTTACATTATTTAGAGATTGGGGTACGCTAGCAGCAGTTATTTCTACTGCAACTTTAGTAGCCTATTTAACTGGCCCAACGACAGTGATTGCATTAAGAAAAATGGGACCAACAATGACTCGTCCATTTAGAGCAAAAATTTTAAAAGTAATGGCACCATTATCATTTGTATTAGCTTCATTAGCTATATATTGGGCAATGTGGCCAACAACGGCTGAAGTTATTTTAATCATTATACTTGGATTACCAATCTACTTCTTCTATGAATATCGTATGAATTGGCGTAATACAAAGAAACAAATTGGTGGTAGCTTATGGATTATTGTATATTTAATCGTGCTATCAATACTGTCATTTATAGGAAGCAAAGAATTTAAAGGCTTAAATATGATTCACTATCCATTTGACTTTATCGTTATTATTATTGTGGCACTTATCTTCTATTACATCGGTACAACGAGTTCATTTGAAAGCGTCTATTTCCGTCGCGCAACACGAATCAATACGAAGATGCGTGAGTCACTAAATAATGAATCAAAGTCATCTCATTAA